In Saccharothrix violaceirubra, the following are encoded in one genomic region:
- a CDS encoding type II toxin-antitoxin system Phd/YefM family antitoxin, with protein MRVISQREFRNNSAAVMDAVEAGETYHVTRNGVEIAEVRPLPRRRRLTAEELVARHRKLPRVDYDHMRREADDLFGGEDRIGADDPWERGRG; from the coding sequence ATGAGGGTCATCAGCCAGCGGGAGTTCCGCAACAACTCCGCCGCGGTGATGGACGCGGTCGAAGCGGGGGAGACCTATCACGTCACCCGCAACGGCGTGGAGATCGCCGAGGTGCGTCCGCTGCCCCGTCGTCGGAGGCTGACGGCCGAGGAATTGGTGGCGCGGCACCGGAAGCTGCCGCGGGTCGACTACGACCACATGAGGCGTGAAGCCGACGACCTTTTCGGCGGCGAAGACCGGATCGGCGCGGACGACCCCTGGGAGCGGGGGCGTGGCTGA
- a CDS encoding type II toxin-antitoxin system VapC family toxin, translating to MAERHASGVLDTCAYIDLELLDPAVLPEVPELTAITLAELHQGVAMAKDAAARAARIEKLGAAIVEFEPLPFDGQAAARFGTLVALTLDANRDPKPRRLDLMIAAIASAHDLPLYTRNARDFAGLDGMVEVVEV from the coding sequence GTGGCTGAGCGACATGCGTCCGGCGTCCTGGACACCTGCGCCTACATCGACCTGGAGCTGCTCGATCCGGCCGTGCTGCCGGAGGTCCCCGAGCTGACCGCGATCACCCTGGCCGAATTGCACCAGGGCGTGGCGATGGCGAAAGACGCCGCGGCACGTGCGGCGCGGATCGAGAAGCTGGGCGCGGCGATCGTGGAATTCGAGCCGCTGCCGTTCGACGGCCAGGCCGCTGCCCGCTTCGGCACGCTGGTGGCGCTGACCCTCGACGCGAACCGCGACCCGAAACCTCGTCGTCTCGACCTGATGATCGCCGCGATCGCCTCGGCACACGATCTGCCGCTCTACACGCGCAACGCGAGGGATTTCGCCGGCCTCGACGGAATGGTCGAGGTCGTCGAGGTGTGA